ACGATGATGCCTGCAAGAAGCGCTGTAGATTCTAACATCGTTAATTTTTCATGCTTCGGTTGATATTCAAGCAGTTCCGTGACAAGTTCTGCAGTGGATGATGCATACGGCTCCATATAGACAAGCATCGTATTATTGATAAACTCCTCGCCGCGACGATGGTGATCAATCACGACAACTTTTTCCGTCTTATCCAGTATGCGTTCATCAATAACCATGCTTGGTTTATGCGTATCCACAACAATCACAAGCGATTGTTCAGTAAGCATTGATAATGCATCATCCGGCTCGATAAACTCCGAATACAATTCTTCGTCTTGGCGTATTTCATGCATTAAGCGCGTAACGCTCGCGTCGAGTTCATCGTAGTTAATGACGACGTAACCATCCACGTTATTCATGCGCGCCATCTTCCGTACGCCGATTGAAGCGCCAATCGCATCCATATCCGGGAATTTATGTCCCATGATAAAGACTTTATCACTATCTTGTATTAAATCGCGCAGTGCATGCGAGATGACTCTTGCACGGACTCTCGTTCGTTTTTCGGCTGGATTTGTTTTTCCTCCGTAAAACTTAACTTTGCCATCAAGTTGCTTTATCGCCACTTGGTCGCCGCCGCGCCCCAATACTAAATCAAGACTCGACTGCGCAAGTTCACCAAGCTCGATAAGGGATGTTGAGCCTGTACCTACCCCAATACTTAATGTCAACGCAGTGCTTTGTTCTTCCGTTGCCTCGCGTATATCATCCAGAATTGAAAATCTAGCTTTTTCTAGAAGTCGAAGAGAAGCTTCATTGAAAACCGTTAAAAATCGGTCCGATGCAATTCGTTTTACGTAAACCCCGTTTTCTTTTCCCCACTTTGTGACAAGTGAAGTGACAAGTGAATTCAACTGGCTTCTTGTCTGGTCGTCCATTGCTTGGGAAAGTTCGTCATAGTTATCAACGAGTAAAATTCCTAGAACTGTTCGATCTGCATGATAAAGTGTTTCAATAGCCAGTTGCTTCGTGACATCAAATAAATAAATCAGTTTTTCTTCTGCATTGTAAGATACTTTATATGATTTATCGTTCACGGACAGGGTCTCCCGCTCGTCTTCATCATGGTCTACAATCGAATATAACTCACTCGAAAGCTCACCCAATTCCATTCCAATCAGCGAATTCAACTCGAATATATTAGAGGCATAAGGATTCGCCCACTCAATTCCTTTTTTATCATTTATGAGTATAATTCCGATTGGTAGTTCGAGAAGTGCTTCTTCTCCTACCTTTTTCATGCGATAGGAAAGTGTTTGAATATGTTTTTCAGTTTCCAGATAGGTCTGTTCTTCTACTTTCCATGCAATTCCAATCGCGATCGTAAACAGAACAGAGAAAATTAGCCCTGGCCAAAATTGAAACATAAGTAAAAACACTGCCGCCATCAATCCCAGAAGCGACAACACAGCCAATGGATAGCGTATGGATCTTTTCCTAAAAAAAGAGGTCATTGTCGTCATCTCCTAGTTTTGTTTCTCCCGATCCATGTCCGAATATTCATACCTACATCAAGTACACCGAGTAAAACTGTTAGTTGACTTAATAATATGGCAACAACAGTTGAAATGACAATCAACCATTTCGGTAATTTCACTTCATTCAAATAGTAATGAAGAAATGAAATCCCTTGGATAAAAAATAAAAACCTTAAAATTACTGAGGCGTTCACGACTGTCAGTTCCATAGTAGACCCTTCTGCCGGTGCTGCCAATAAAGGCAATAGCATCACAACTAAATAACACCATAAAAGAACTACTGGCAACTTCATGTTTCTAAACAATGGGAACCTGGGTGGATTATATCCAAATCGTTTTACGACGAACAGGTTAATAACAACGATGAGAAAAGCCAAACTAAAGGAAACAATAATAATAAAAGATGGAATGGCCAGTTCATAAAACGCAATTACTTCGTCCATTTGAGATTGAAAATTTTCAGGCAGTTCCCCGTATTCCACCAAAGTTGTAGAAATAAATTCTTGCGTTTTCTGCAGTCCGCTAGTCATTTCGTCAATAACATTAACGCCAAAGAGTAGTACAGCCGAAACATATGTTAAGACGAGGCTAAGTAATAGTGTTAGGCCAGTTGCCATGAACGTATACAATTTGGTTTTTTTCAGGCTAACTGTATCCCCGATGATAAATCCAATCGCGCCCAATATTAGCGCAAAAGGCACTAGTAATACCCCGCCCACCAAGGTTGATAAAAGCACACTAATTCCTAGTATGAGAAGAGATGCATTACGGTCATAACGTAACCTGAAGAGAATAATTGGTAGTGGAATGAAAAGTGCCGTCAATCCGCCTACAAGCGGAAGATAAATTGAAACGGTCAGTAAGATTGTAAATAACGCAACCATAAACATTCCGTCTTTAATTCGTTTTGAGTTGTCTTGCATAATTGTAATTCCTCCGATAATTCGTATGCTTATTTTTCTATTTTTTTGCGCAAACGGATCCCGATTTATAAATCTAAGTCATAACTTTAATTATATCATGATTATTGTTTATAAACCAAAGAAGAATGTACGTTCTCATAGTGATTCATCCGGCATAAAGTTAAAAAACCGTCCTAGACTGGATTAAGCCAGTGTAAGACGGTCTATATTGTGTAAGATTATCTTTCTTCCGAGCTAAACGGAAGAAGTGCCATCGTACGTGAACGTTTAATCGCAACTGTAAGTTTACGCTGATACTTAGCGCTAGTTCCAGTTACACGACGAGGTAAGATTTTTCCACGCTCAGAAACGAATTTTCTAAGTAGGTCTGTATCTTTATAATCGATGTGTGTAATGTTATTTGAGTTAAAATAACATACTTTACGGCGTTTGCGGCCTCCACGGCGTTGTCCCATATCATTTACCTCCTTGGTAAAAGGAATAATCGTGTATTCCTTGTTTTAAGTTAGGTACAATCGCTGATTATTTAGAACGGCAAGTCGTCGTCCGAAACTTCTATCGGACCTCCGCCTGTCGAAAATGGATCATCGTTTGTACGTGTATAGTTTTGCTGATTTGGTTGGTGATTCGATTGCTGATACGCTGGCTGTTGTTGTTGAGCGCCACCTTGGAACGATGCTCCTTGATAAGGTGCATTCGAACCTTCTTCGGACCTTCCAGCATTCGCACCGCGCGGTTCAAGGAATTGTACGCTATCCGCGACAACCTCTGTCATAAAGACACGATTGCCATCCTTACCTTCAAAGTTACTCGTCTGTATACGACCTTCAATTCCAGTAAGGCTACCTTTCCTTAAAAAGTTCGCCGTGTTTTCTGCTTGCTTGCGCCAAGTTACACAGTTAACGAAATCAGCTTCACGCTGACCTTGTTGGTTAGTGAATGGTCTGTTCACAGCGAGTGTGAAACGAGTGACCGCCACACCACCTTGTGTATACTTAAGCTCAGGATCTTTTGTTAAGCGGCCAACTAAAACGACACTATTAATCATCAGAATTCGACCTCCCTCATCATCTTGTAGGTTTCAGCTGTTACGTCATCTATAAATAGATTAAGCATCAAGGCGAATAGCCATATGGCGAATAATGTTTTCGTTAATATTCGCAAGACGTTTAAATTCTTCGAGTGCATTTTCTTCAGCATTAAGCGTCACGAGTTGGTAATAGCCTTCACGGAAGTCGTTGATCTCGTAAGCGAGACGACGTTTACCCCACTCTTTCGACTCGATGATTTCTGCACCATTTGATGTAAGAACCTCATCGAAACGTTCGATTAGCGCTTTTTTTGCATCTTCTTCAATTGTTGGTTGCACAATGTACATAATTTCGTATTTTCTCATCTTTAGTCACCTCCTTATGGACTTTGGCCCTGCTGATGACAGCGGGCAAGGAGCAAGTAATTGTATTACTCACATCAATACATACTACCATGATTCTATCTAATATACAACCTTTTATACTATAATTGAAATGAGGTGACTATTTTATGAATGAACTTCCGACACCAGATAAAATTGTTGATGTCGATTTGAGCACGATTGCCAAGAAAGGTCTTTACCTGACAACTATTCCGCTAGCCATTTTGTTGCTTATTCATTTTCTAATTGAAGGGTTTTATTTCAAATTAACCGGCTATACCTTGCTATTGTTTTTTGGCGGTTATATCGTTTTGGTCATCTTGCACGAATTTTTTCATTTATTCGGATTCCGCGTATTCGCAAACGTTCCGTGGAAAAGAATGAAAGTGGGCATTGACTTCAAAGCAGGCATTGCCTATGCCACAACAGATAAGCTCATGACGAACCGTGCGATACGTAAAGCACTTCTACTTCCGTTCTGGTTAACTGGTATCCTCCCAGCCCTCATTGGCCTTTATATCAGCAGTGGCGTCCTTGTTATATTATCTGCACTCTTAATTGGCGGAGCTGTTGGTGATTTCGCTATGTATAACCAACTGAAGAAGTTACCCGATGATTGGCTCATAAAAGACGATCCCCAATTGCCGCGTTTATATGTTTATTCTCCTGAAAAAATTAAAAAGAAACCTTTACGCTACGATAGCTAGCGTAAAGGTTTCTTTTATGACGTTTATACGTTAAAGCGGAAGAGGATTACGTCCCCGTCTTGGACAACATATTCTTTTCCTTCTTGTCGGACTTTCCCATTTTCTTTTGCCACAGTCATCGAACCTGCTTCGACTAAATCATCATAAGCAACTGTTTCAGCACGGATAAATCCTCTTTCGAAGTCTGTATGAATAATCGCAGCACATTGCGGCGCCTTCATCCCTTTACGGAATGTCCATGCACGAACCTCTTGAACACCTGCTGTGAAGTAAGTTGCGTAACCAAGTAGATTATAAGTCGCTCTGATTAACTGATCCAATCCGGATTCCCTGATACCAAGTTCTTCGAGGAACATTTCTTTATCCTCATCATCAAGCTCAGCCATCTCTTCTTCTATTTTCGCACAGACAACAATAACTTCTGCGTTATCTGTTTTAGCGAAATCACGCACTGCTTTTACGTAGTCATTTTCTTCAGTATTGGCAATTTCATCTTCATCCACGTTTGCTACGTATAGCATCGGCTTGATTGTCAATAAGTTCATGCCTTTAATAAGGAAAAACTCATCATCGGTAAATTCGATTGAACGTGCTGGGCGTTCATTTTCAAATGCGTCTTTCAGCTTCAAAAGTACCGGCTCTTCTAACATGGCTTCTTTATCTTTTTGTTTCGCCATCTTGGACACGCGCTCTAACCTTTTATCGACACTTTCCATGTCAGCCAGAATCAGTTCCAAGTTAATAATCTCGATATCATTAATCGGATTAACCTTCCCTGATACATGTGTAATGTTTTCATCCGCAAAACAACGGACAACCTGACAAATCGCATCCACTTCACGAATATGGGATAGAAACTTATTCCCGAGTCCTTCCCCTTTGCTCGCGCCTTCTACAATTCCTGCAATGTCAGTAAATTCGAAAGCCGTCGGAACGGTCTTTTTCGGTGTTACAAGTTCCGTCAGTTTCGTAAGTCTTTCATCCGGCACTTCAACGATTCCGACGTTGGGATCAATCGTACAGAACGGATAGTTCGCGGCTTCTGCTCCCGCTTTTGTAATCGCGTTAAATAATGTGGACTTTCCGACGTTGGGAAGACCGACAATTCCTGCTGTTAATGACATTAAAGTCAACTACCTTTCATCTATATCAATTCTTATTAGTTTATAAAATCCAACCCTTCTAGTATAAGGACTAGGTTTATAAATGTCCATTTCCTCAAGTGTCAGACAGCTTTTTCAATTACCTTTTTCATTTTCTTCGCAAATTCATTTCGCGGCATCATAATGCTATGTCCGCAACCTTCACATTTAATACGAATGTCCGCGCCCATGCGAATAATTTTCCACGCATTCGTTCCGCAAGGGTGTTGTTTTTTCATTTCAACAATATCATTTAAAGCAAACTCTTTATTGTTCATCTTCACTGATCCCCTCTTTCCTTTGATAAGTCATAATTGTAGGATATGGAATTTCGATGCCATGTTTATCTAAAAAGACCTTTAAATCTTTTCTGAATTTACGAGCAAACGCCCATTGCATAACAGGCTCCGTCTCGGCAGTAACTCTAAAGACAATTTCGGAAACTGCAAGATCTTGAACACCGATCAAAGTGGGCCTATCGATTAACCCTCCATACCCTATCGGCAATGTTGTTAAAAATTCCTCTAATAATGTTTCTGCCCGGTTAATATCCACTTCATAGCCGATTCGTACATCGATGATTGCAAGCGAGTTATTAATTGAGTAATTAATAACTTGAGTAATATTACCGTTCGGAAGGATATGGATTTCCCCGCCGTAAGCACTTATTTTCGTTGTACGAAGCCCAATCTCTTCGACAGTTCCCATCGTCGTGCCGATTTCTACATAATCTCCGACTGAAAATTGATCTTCAAAAATAATGAAGAATCCTGAAATGATATCTTTCACCAAACTTTGAGCTCCAAAGCCCACAGCCAAACCAAGAACCCCTGCACTTGCTAACAAACCGCTTATATCCATAAACTCCGACAGAATTGCAAGGATTGCCGAGAAATAAACAACATAAGCAAGTGTATTTTCCAACAACTTCAACAGCGTTTTTTCACGCCGCTCAGAAGGACGAAGTGGTGTTTTTATTTTCAACGTAAACATTCGTCGAATTATCATTTTACCAATCGCAACGACAATCATCGCAATTACCACAATAACCGCAATTTTAATCGCTAAGAGTCCTAACTCAACCCAAGTTTCCCGGTTAAATAAAAACTTTCCGACTTTCTCTGCTTGCTCTTTTGCTTGCTCTTCTACTTCCTCCACATAACTCCTCCTCTCGTATAATCATCATTCAGTTTGCATATACTTATTTAAAAATTGAAATGGAGAGTTCACATGAGAGCCACAGCTACAACAACATATGATTACCGTATTCATTATAAAGATTCAGGTGCTATTTGGAAATTAAGTACGTTTTTCCTTGAACATATTCCATTTCATAGCCCAGATCTTATTTTTTTCTGCATCGGTACTGACCGCTCCACTGGAGACGCTTTAGGACCGCTCACAGGGTCGAGGTTAACAGAGTTTCAGGCTTTCCCCTTTCCCGTATTCGGGACACTTGAAAGCCCGCTACACGCACTTAATTTGGAGCAACGGAATAAAGACGTCATCATTGAAAACCCGAATGCTTACATAGTTGCGATTGATGCCTGCCTTGGAAAGGAAAGCTCAATTGGACAACTTATCGTTCATGATGGTTCAATGCTGCCCGGACTAGCTGTTGGAAAAAACTTGCCCGCGGTCGGTAATGTATCCATTAAAGGAATTGTTAACATTAGCGGGTTCATGGAATACGCGGTTCTCCAAAGTACGCGCCTTCATCTTCCTTTTGAAATGAGTCGGACAATCGCCCGCGCTTTACAGCTTGCCTACAATCGTTCTAAATTATAAAACATAAACAATTGAAACAACAATTGCTACGACTATAATACCCGGGATTAAATTAGCAACTCTAATTTTAGTAATACCGATAAGGTTTAAACCAATCGCCAAAATCATAAGTCCACCTGTCGCAGTCATTTCCGATATAAAAAAGTTTAACAGCTCATCCGGAATATACTTACTGATTTGCGTTGAAAATAGCGTGATAATACCTTGATATAAAAATACCGGAACCGCTGCGATGGCAACCCCTATTCCAAGCGTTGAACTTAATATGATTGAAGTGAAACCATCGATAATGCCTTTCATCAAAAGTACATCATGATCATTTCTCAACCCGCTATCGATAGCGCCGATAATCGCCATGGATCCGATGACAAAAATGAGTGTAGCCGTTACAAATCCCTGTGCAACTCCAGGGCCGTCTTTTTTGGCAGGCATCTTACTTTCAATCCAATGGCCTAACTTATTTACTTTTTCATCAAGGTCAATCCATTCTCCAATGACAGCGCCCACTACTATACTTACGATAACGATGAGAACTTGAGTACTTTCAAAAGTCATTTGGATCCCGATAACTGAAACCGCCAAACCAATGCCGTACATGACGGTTTCTTTCATACGTTCAGGTATATTATGTAGGAATCTACCAATTATTGCTCCGATAATAATTAATAACGCATTTATGACTGACCCGAATAATATCAACTAATCACTTCCAATTAATAAATTAAAAAGATACCTATTCCGCATTTCGCAAAATAGGTACTACATTACTCATTTAACAAATCTAGTATTCTTTCTAAATCTTCTTCCGAGAAAAATTCTATTTCAATTTTACCTTTGTTTTTGTTCTTTTTAATGATTACATTGGTTCCAAAATAATCTCTTAACGTTGATTCGCGTTCCATTAAAAACAAATCTTCTGTTTCTTTCTTTTTTGTTTCACGTGGAACATTTTCGTTTATTTTTTGTACGAGTCTTTCCAACTGTCGTACGTTCAAACCTTCTTTTAACACTCGTTCCGCAACTGCTTGCATTTGCTCTTTTGTTCTGAGGCCGAGCAAAGTACGTCCATGTCCCATTGACAACTTGCCTTCGGTAATGGTATCTCTGATTTTTTTCGGAAGAGATAGTAGTCGAACATGGTTAGCGATATGCGATCTGCTTTTCCCAAGTCTAAATGCTAATTGCTCCTGCGTGAGTTTTAAATTTTCCATGAGATTATGATATGCTTCTGCTTCTTCAATCGGTGTTAGGTCTTCCCTTTGAAGGTTTTCAAGAATCGCAAGTTCCATAGTCTCTTCATCTGTCAACTCACGAACTACAGCTGGTATTTCCTCTAATCCTGCTAGTTTGGCTGCTCGAAATCTTCTTTCGCCAACTACAATTTCATACGTCATTCCAGTTTTCCTTACGATGATAGGTTGAAGAATTCCATGTTCTTTAATCGAATCACTTAATTCTTTGATGGCAACCTCATCAAACACTTTCCTTGGTTGGTAGGGATTCGGCTTAATACTTTTTACATGTACTTTTTCAACTATTTCTGCTTTTGTTAATGATTCGCCTGGAAATAAAGCATTTATTCCTTTCCCAAGACCTCTAGCCATTGTGCACCACTTCCTTTGCAAGCTCTAAATACACTTCCGCACCACGTGATCTTGAATCATAAACAATGATTGGTTCTCCATGACTCGGCGCTTCGCTCAGTCTTACGTTTCTCGGAATAATTGTTCCGTACACTTTATCTTGAAAATACTTTTTAACCTCATCAATTACTTGAATACCTAAGTTTGTTCTTGCATCAAACATTGTCAATAAAACACCGTCGATTGTTAAGTCCTCATTCAAATGTTTTTGGACAAGACGAATCGTACTTAATAATTGACTTAACCCTTCCAGTGCATAATATTCACACTGCACCGGTATTAAAATTGCATCCGAAGCCGTTAACGCGTTGATTGTCAGCAGTCCTAGTGAAGGTGGACAATCAATAATAATGTAATCATACATATCCTTAGCTTTATGAATGGCATGTTTCATTCGGACTTCTCTTGAAATTGTTGAAACAAGTTCAATCTCGGCTCCCGCCAATGAAATTGTAGCTGGTATGACATCTAAATTATCTACCTTGGTTTGTAAAATAACATCATTCATATCAACATCATCAATCAAAATATCATAAATGCAGTTTTGGACGTCTCCTTTATTGATGCCTACCCCACTTGTCGCATTCCCTTGTGGATCTGTATCAATTAACAAGACTTTTTTGCCTATATGGGCAAGGCAAGCACTTAGATTTACAGATGTTGTCGTTTTTCCGACGCCGCCCTTTTGGTTGGCAATCGCTATAATTCTCCCCACGCTTGCACCTGCTTTCCTACTTGAAAATTAAAATTTTATCTGCTTTATAGGACAATATAATAAGTCATAAAAATACTCTCGCCATGACTTTAGCAAGAGTATTTTACTTTTTCTTCGGTATCTTAACTGTAATCGTATAATAATCCTCTGAATCTTCTTCCTCTGTTTCTACATCAATTCCACTTTTGGAAACAAGACTAAGAGATTGTTTAATGGTATTAAGCGCAATTCTGACATCGCGGCTAACCGATTTTCTCTTTGGTGCTTTTTTCTTTGCATCTTTTTCTGGATTTAATACTTTATGAACTCTTTCTTCCAATTGCTTTACGTTTAATTGGTTCGCAATTGCTTCTTCATGCAAGGCTATTTGTAGTTCAGGGTCTTTTAATGGCATCAATGCACGTGCATGTCGTTCAGATAGTTCTTTTCTCATAATTGCTGATTTAACTTCTTCTGGCAACTTAAGTAACCGTAACTTATTTGCAATTGTGGATTGCCCTTTGCCCAACCTTTGCGCTAATGCTTCTTGCGTTAACGAATGTAACCCCAATAATTGTTCATAGGCGTAGGCTTCTTCAATCGGTGTCAATTCTTCCCGTTGCAAGTTTTCTATTAAAGCAATGGAGGCCGTTTCTCTATCATCCAAGTCTCGAACAATAGCCGGAACTTCTGTCCATTCTAGAAGTTTCATAGCCCGATATCTTCGTTCACCCGCTATAATTTCATACTCTCCATTACCGACAGAACGAATAACAATTGGTTGAATGACGCCGTGTGTATGAATTGTTCTTGCAAGTTCCTCAATTTTCTCTTCAGAAAATACAGATCTAGGCTGATACTTGTTTGGTCTTATCGCGTCAATTGCAATTTTCTCTATTTGTTCTTGACGGTCCTCACTCGTTTCAAAATCTGCTTCAACTTCAGCTTCAGCTTCTTTTTCCCCACCAAAAAAACGTGAAAAAGGACTCTTCATTCATTGCACCACCTTTTCAAACTTCCCCATACTATATAACTAATTCGACAAATCTATCAATAAACCTTCTACCAATAAAATGTTCCACGTGAAACATTTATTGAATTGGTGTTTTATTTGGAATACCAGGTTTACGAGGATATCTACCTGGAGTATTTTTTACTTTAGTAAATATGAAAATATTGCGCTCGCTTTCTTCTATCGGCAGCAAAAACGAATGATTTTCTTTAATTTTGGCACCGAGAACAGCAAGTGGTTTTTCAGCATCTACTAATTCGTCTTTAGCTGCTGCACCTTTCATTGCAATGAATTGACCGCCTTTTTTCACGAGTGGAACACATAATTCCGAAAGCACGGATAATCTTGCCACCGCCCTAGCCGTCACAAAATCGAATTTCTCACGATATTGTTTGTTTTGTCCGAAGTCTTCTGCTCTTGCATGGACAAAGTTCACATTTTCAAGTTCAAGTTCTTTTGCCAAATGTTCTAAAAAACCAATACGTTTATTTAATGAGTCTACAATTGTGACTTCTAGTTTTGGAAAACAAATTTTCAACGGAATGCTTGGAAACCCTGCGCCTGCACCGACATCGCAGATCGTAAGTTTTCGATCAAGATCAACATAAAATGCGGCTGATATTGAATCATAAAAGTGCTTCAAATAAACAGAAGGCTCGTCAGTTATTGCCGTTAAATTCATTTTTTCATTCCATTCAACGAGCTGATTAAAATAAGTCGCAAATTGCTGTCTTTGTGTTTCAGTCAGTTCAATTCCATGTTCTTTTAATGCAGCTAGAAATTGTTCTTCGTTCACATGCATTCCTCCTTATGTATAAAAAGCCGGTGCGGATGATGGTTGTTTCCGCACCAGCAACTCTAAGTTTCACTTAACTAGATATTTTTGCTATTCTACCTTGTTCGATATATACGAGTAATATTGATATATCGGCTGGGTTTACGCCTGGCATACGAGATGCTTGTGCTATTGAAAGTGGTCTTACTTTATTCAACATGCTTTTCGCCTCTGATGCAATACCAGAAATTGCATCGTAATCGATGTTTTCGGGAATTTTTTTATCTTCCATTTTGTTCATTCTTTCAACTTGTTGCATAGACTTTTCAATATAGCCTTCATATTTAATAAAGATTTCAACTTGTTCAGCTACTTCATTCGACACTTCCACTTCAGGTGGAACGATTCTCGAAATCTGATCATAACTAATTTCTGGTCGTTTCAATAGATTAGCAGCTTTCATCGGTTCTTTTAATTCGGAACCGGCTGTTTCACGCATGATTTCATGCACATGTTCTTCTGGTTTAACAGTTATTTTACGAAGTCTTGTTACTTCATCAACAATTTGTTTTTGTTTTAATGTGAATTTTTCAAAACGCTCATCACTTACAAGTCCTAGTTTATAGCCTATTTCCGTAAGTCGAAGATCCGCATTGTCATGACGAAGGAGAAGTCGATATTCTGCGCGCGATGTAAGCAGTCGATATGGCTCATTCGTACCTTTCGTGACAAGATCGTCAATAAGTACACCAATATAACCATCGGAACGGCTAAGAATTAATTCTTCTTTTCCAAGCGCTCGTGCCGCCGCGTTAATACCAGCCATTATTCCTTGCCCTGCTGCTTCTTCATAACCTGATGTTCCGTTCAGTTGTCCAGCTGTATACAAATTCCGGATTTTCTTTGTTTCAAGTGTCGGTTTTAGTTGCGTAGGTACGATTGAATCGTATTCAATCGCGTATCCAGCACGCATCATTTCAGCCTTTTCTAGTCCTGGAACACTTTCAATAAGTCTTTGCTGAATATGTTCAGGCAAACTCGTTGATAATCCTTGAACATAAACTTCTTCCGTATTTCGACCTTCTGGTTCCAAGAAAATTTGGTGACGAGATTTATCATTGAATCGAACAATCTTGTCTTCAATTGATGGACAATAACGTGGTCCGGGGCCAATTTGTTCTCCAGAATACATAGGCGACAGATGCAGGTTATCATTAATAATTTCATGTGTCAGTGGTGATGTATGAGTGAGCCAACAAGGTAACTGGTCCAATATATACTCCGTCGTTTCAAAACTAAATGCACGAGGTTCTTCATCACCCGGTTGAATTTCAGTTTTACTATAATCAATCGTGCGGCTATTAACACGTGGCGGTGTTCCCGTTTTAAAACGAACCATATCGAACCCTAATTCACGAAGATTATCCGCAAGTTTAATGGATGGCATTTGGTTATTCGGCCCGCTTGAATATCTAAGATCTCCTATAACGATTTCACCGCGTAAAAAAGTACCCGTCGTTATGATTACCGTTTTAGCACGATATACTGCGCCAACCTGTGTAATAACACCTTTTACCTCGTCGTCTTCTATGATTAACTCATCGACTGAAGCTTGACGTAAAATTAAGTTTTCCTCTTCTTCAAGAATACGTTTCATTTCTTGTTGGTAAAGAACTTTATCAAGTTGTGCACGAAGTGCACGAACTGCCGGACCTTTTCCGGTATTTAACATTCTCATTTGAATATGCGTTTTATCGATGACTTTCCCCATTGCTCCGCCAAGTGCATCAATTTCTCGCACAACGATTCCTTTAGCTGGTCCTCCAATGGACGGGTTACACGGCATAAAAGCAACCATATCTATATTTAACGTTAATACGAGCGTTGACGCGCCCATACGAGCTGAGGCTAATGCTGCTTCTACACCAGCATGACCGGCTCCGATGACTATACAATCGAACGTGCCGGCTTCAAATTTGTTTGGCATGTTCTTTTATCCTTCCTTCTATAATTTATTTTCCAAGGCAAAAACGAGAAAATAATTCATTTATTAAACCTTCTTGTACGGTATCCCCGACAATTTCTCCAAGGATTTCCCACGTACGTGTTACATCGATTTGAATCATGTCGACAGGAACGCCTACTTCAGCTGCACCAAGCGCATCCTCAATCGTTTTATGGGCTTTGTGCAACAAAGCAATATGTCTTGCGTTTGAAACATATGTCAAATCCTCAGATTCAATGTTTCCTTCGAAAAAGAGCGTTGCAATCGCTTCTTCAAGTTCGTCTA
This genomic window from Sporosarcina sp. Marseille-Q4063 contains:
- a CDS encoding DUF951 domain-containing protein; amino-acid sequence: MNNKEFALNDIVEMKKQHPCGTNAWKIIRMGADIRIKCEGCGHSIMMPRNEFAKKMKKVIEKAV
- a CDS encoding mechanosensitive ion channel family protein; amino-acid sequence: MEEVEEQAKEQAEKVGKFLFNRETWVELGLLAIKIAVIVVIAMIVVAIGKMIIRRMFTLKIKTPLRPSERREKTLLKLLENTLAYVVYFSAILAILSEFMDISGLLASAGVLGLAVGFGAQSLVKDIISGFFIIFEDQFSVGDYVEIGTTMGTVEEIGLRTTKISAYGGEIHILPNGNITQVINYSINNSLAIIDVRIGYEVDINRAETLLEEFLTTLPIGYGGLIDRPTLIGVQDLAVSEIVFRVTAETEPVMQWAFARKFRKDLKVFLDKHGIEIPYPTIMTYQRKEGISEDEQ
- the yyaC gene encoding spore protease YyaC, with the protein product MRATATTTYDYRIHYKDSGAIWKLSTFFLEHIPFHSPDLIFFCIGTDRSTGDALGPLTGSRLTEFQAFPFPVFGTLESPLHALNLEQRNKDVIIENPNAYIVAIDACLGKESSIGQLIVHDGSMLPGLAVGKNLPAVGNVSIKGIVNISGFMEYAVLQSTRLHLPFEMSRTIARALQLAYNRSKL
- a CDS encoding DUF554 domain-containing protein, giving the protein MILFGSVINALLIIIGAIIGRFLHNIPERMKETVMYGIGLAVSVIGIQMTFESTQVLIVIVSIVVGAVIGEWIDLDEKVNKLGHWIESKMPAKKDGPGVAQGFVTATLIFVIGSMAIIGAIDSGLRNDHDVLLMKGIIDGFTSIILSSTLGIGVAIAAVPVFLYQGIITLFSTQISKYIPDELLNFFISEMTATGGLMILAIGLNLIGITKIRVANLIPGIIVVAIVVSIVYVL
- a CDS encoding ParB/RepB/Spo0J family partition protein, which codes for MARGLGKGINALFPGESLTKAEIVEKVHVKSIKPNPYQPRKVFDEVAIKELSDSIKEHGILQPIIVRKTGMTYEIVVGERRFRAAKLAGLEEIPAVVRELTDEETMELAILENLQREDLTPIEEAEAYHNLMENLKLTQEQLAFRLGKSRSHIANHVRLLSLPKKIRDTITEGKLSMGHGRTLLGLRTKEQMQAVAERVLKEGLNVRQLERLVQKINENVPRETKKKETEDLFLMERESTLRDYFGTNVIIKKNKNKGKIEIEFFSEEDLERILDLLNE
- a CDS encoding ParA family protein, yielding MGRIIAIANQKGGVGKTTTSVNLSACLAHIGKKVLLIDTDPQGNATSGVGINKGDVQNCIYDILIDDVDMNDVILQTKVDNLDVIPATISLAGAEIELVSTISREVRMKHAIHKAKDMYDYIIIDCPPSLGLLTINALTASDAILIPVQCEYYALEGLSQLLSTIRLVQKHLNEDLTIDGVLLTMFDARTNLGIQVIDEVKKYFQDKVYGTIIPRNVRLSEAPSHGEPIIVYDSRSRGAEVYLELAKEVVHNG
- the noc gene encoding nucleoid occlusion protein produces the protein MKSPFSRFFGGEKEAEAEVEADFETSEDRQEQIEKIAIDAIRPNKYQPRSVFSEEKIEELARTIHTHGVIQPIVIRSVGNGEYEIIAGERRYRAMKLLEWTEVPAIVRDLDDRETASIALIENLQREELTPIEEAYAYEQLLGLHSLTQEALAQRLGKGQSTIANKLRLLKLPEEVKSAIMRKELSERHARALMPLKDPELQIALHEEAIANQLNVKQLEERVHKVLNPEKDAKKKAPKRKSVSRDVRIALNTIKQSLSLVSKSGIDVETEEEDSEDYYTITVKIPKKK